A window of the Cystobacter fuscus genome harbors these coding sequences:
- a CDS encoding ion transporter yields the protein MPHPSEQSAPAGLRARLHTIIFESDTPAGRAFDVGLLWAIVLSVLAVMLESVEPIRVQYGQAIRVLEWCFTGLFTLEYVLRLLSVNRPLLYALSFFGLVDLLAILPSVLSLMLPGMQSLLVVRVLRLLRVFRVLKLASFLGEADVLLTALRASRRKIIVFLGAVLSTVVIMGAVMYMVEGSANGFDSIPRGMYWAIVTMTTVGYGDLSPKTVPGQFIASVLMIMGYGILAVPTGIVSVELAQAVRQQAIDPRACPGCGLEGHDLDARHCKRCGNAL from the coding sequence GTGCCACATCCATCCGAGCAGAGCGCCCCGGCGGGACTCCGGGCGCGGCTGCACACCATCATCTTCGAGTCGGACACTCCGGCGGGCCGTGCCTTCGACGTGGGACTGCTGTGGGCCATCGTGCTCAGCGTCCTCGCGGTGATGCTCGAGAGCGTGGAGCCCATCCGCGTCCAATATGGGCAGGCCATCCGCGTGCTCGAGTGGTGCTTCACCGGGCTCTTCACGCTGGAGTACGTGCTGCGGTTGCTGTCGGTGAACCGGCCCCTGCTCTACGCGTTGAGTTTCTTCGGGCTGGTGGATCTGCTGGCCATCCTGCCCTCGGTGCTGAGCCTGATGCTGCCCGGCATGCAGTCCCTGCTGGTGGTGCGGGTGCTGCGCCTGCTGCGCGTCTTCCGCGTGCTCAAGCTCGCCAGCTTCCTCGGGGAGGCGGACGTGCTGCTCACGGCGCTCCGGGCCAGTCGGCGGAAGATCATCGTCTTCCTCGGGGCCGTGCTGAGCACCGTCGTCATCATGGGCGCGGTGATGTACATGGTGGAGGGGAGCGCCAACGGCTTCGACAGCATCCCACGTGGGATGTACTGGGCCATCGTGACGATGACCACGGTGGGCTATGGCGACCTGTCGCCCAAGACGGTGCCCGGACAGTTCATCGCCTCGGTGTTGATGATCATGGGCTACGGCATCCTCGCGGTGCCCACGGGCATCGTGTCCGTGGAGCTCGCCCAGGCGGTCCGGCAACAGGCCATCGACCCGCGCGCCTGCCCCGGCTGCGGCCTCGAGGGCCACGACCTGGACGCGCGCCACTGCAAGCGCTGCGGCAACGCCCTCTGA